The following proteins come from a genomic window of Bos mutus isolate GX-2022 chromosome 21, NWIPB_WYAK_1.1, whole genome shotgun sequence:
- the RTL1 gene encoding retrotransposon-like protein 1, which translates to MIEPSEDSFETMMERKNPSSKQMESSEGSSNTTVETPPGGRVEAAGLASGLAQEMGEQSIDLRQDMEEPSSGPHREIKDPPNDLLQDLEESCEGSHLEEGGPFGGAPGEMEEEEDNPWESQEDQDYYTDLAESEEDESPEEPDSSTVEVMGMVRSIISLYFRMQDLREQQRVAEEILMNAINKGQLPNPKQFSGDRREYHEFIVLCQLILQSYPRVFCNDRLRVGYIISHLSGMAMEWAGDLLERESSVIDDFPAFLEAMNDTFEYRQALRVAEDAMFNLRQGDRAAIEYINEFQSLVPTLGWPDEVLQAHLCQGLKEDIRQYLFRIPQPNSLENLITLVLQIEDKLAERRAILRLLPESRPRHLTWLDSPVPERWTVSTWLPNEFHPGIKRNHLFLLLLVRVNPYHSVAVQALVDSGATSNYMDEGFAQEHYVELYQKPYAESVQTADGSLVGNEPVWLYTEPLVCLHQNHQESLEFDIVASSKFSVVLGIKWLQLHAPDIDWVKGRCTFHSPYCLKNCFRPPPPCIALEHHAVSLLPGLPHQYSDLADVFNPKEADEETSDQPSSDGSDDLSESEPSELQQAGDSDQSEETFYDCASTAPWEPVGAGTQEKAKQEEFWDSKDMLTSRHDYIQMIPELFDQLHGATWFTKLELRGTIVEESMSIHQTEDVWKVAFGLELQDMASYQPFLICADPIIPQGVIHFILKDMIGLFVVSYGQDVLVYSMSQEEHYHHVRQVLVRFRYHYVYCSLQRSQFHRHTAEFLGFVVTPKGVKLNKSIVSTITGYPTPGSRKSLRNLMEFAFPYRHFVERFADITEPLVRQLQADLPFYWGDEEQEAFVGLKRAFRKAPLLYHPKPQNQFYLQTGVTKTSLHASLIQMDKRTGKKVCCAFYSRNISPMEVEASPAEMKILPIRAAFMVWCRYLENTEEPIMILLNKEDLASLNNDRLTVLLPGHWVFFFTHFNFDVMEMPSSEDDQPLPRRQRLGERAQQRRVATTTRPTMLVTMPAPTGDQSPESEDEEESEGALHPDEPNGQNLQRGYLALIPVDQIFNSFLAHFSMAQIRAVLLHFYRSLLFWKNLLAMAALLVMLRFRRRLALLPAPAADPAQPPPRRSLRLFLDASLLTSSGIATAVTQLFTQMPPLVGTNALPAEELAELFLGPGPWQLHALRGLQMTPRFWQMLCQFFGIRGRALEGTQTHPSPHQSLAPHVEGDEYVVLREALQDDLQRFRQCGLHDGLQDTSQDAQDDVWALRPRQHLPTEAEVLARLTYIRSTQGGSVVIHRELTARDLIDFLASVYTQALPTLVEASPPREGATLEELPSDADEDAGLD; encoded by the coding sequence ATGATAGAACCCTCTGAAGACTCATTTGAGACGATGATGGAGCGTAAGAATCCATCATCAAAACAAATGGAGTCCTCCGAGGGCTCATCCAACACCACCGTGGAGACACCACCAGGCGGCAGAGTGGAGGCGGCGGGGCTGGCCAGCGGCCTGGCCCAGGAAATGGGAGAGCAGTCCATTGACCTCCGCCAAGACATGGAGGAGCCATCCAGTGGCCCACATAGGGAAATAAAGGATCCACCCAATGACCTACTCCAAGACTTGGAGGAGTCATGCGAGGGTTCTCATCTGGAAGAGGGGGGTCCGTTCGGTGGGGCACCTGGTGAAATGGAAGAAGAAGAGGACAACCCATGGGAGTCCCAGGAAGACCAAGACTACTACACTGACCTGGCTGAATCAGAAGAAGACGAGAGTCCCGAAGAGCCAGATAGCTCAACGGTGGAGGTCATGGGCATGGTGAGGTCCATCATCTCTCTGTATTTCCGGATGCAAGACCTCAGAGAGCAGCAGCGAGTGGCGGAAGAGATCCTGATGAACGCGATCAACAAAGGCCAACTGCCGAACCCGAAGCAATTCTCAGGCGATCGCAGAGAATACCATGAGTTCATCGTGCTCTGCCAGCTGATCTTACAGAGCTACCCAAGAGTGTTCTGCAATGACCGCCTGCGAGTGGGGTACATCATCAGTCACCTCTCGGGCATGGCTATGGAATGGGCCGGTGACCTGCTGGAGAGAGAAAGCTCCGTGATTGACGACTTCCCGGCCTTCCTGGAAGCCATGAACGACACGTTTGAGTACCGCCAGGCCCTGCGGGTAGCAGAAGATGCCATGTTCAACCTCAGGCAGGGGGACCGCGCCGCCATCGAATACATCAACGAGTTCCAGAGCCTGGTACCCACCTTGGGCTGGCCGGACGAAGTCCTCCAGGCCCACCTGTGCCAGGGGCTCAAGGAAGACATCAGGCAGTATCTGTTCCGCATCCCACAGCCGAATTCGCTGGAAAACCTGATCACGCTGGTCCTGCAGATAGAGGACAAGCTGGCTGAGAGAAGGGCGATACTCAGGCTTCTCCCGGAGTCCCGCCCACGGCACCTGACCTGGCTCGACTCACCTGTTCCCGAGAGGTGGACCGTGAGCACCTGGCTGCCCAACGAGTTCCACCCTGGCATCAAACGCAACCACCTCTTCCTGCTGCTCCTGGTGAGGGTGAACCCCTACCACAGCGTGGCGGTCCAGGCCCTGGTCGACTCAGGAGCGACCAGCAACTACATGGATGAGGGGTTCGCCCAAGAGCACTACGTGGAGCTCTACCAGAAGCCCTACGCAGAGTCGGTCCAGACCGCGGACGGCTCGCTGGTCGGCAACGAACCCGTCTGGCTCTACACCGAACCCCTGGTGTGTTTGCACCAGAACCACCAGGAGTCCCTGGAATTCGACATCGTTGCTTCATCCAAATTCTCCGTGGTCCTAGGCATCAAGTGGCTCCAGCTCCACGCCCCCGACATCGACTGGGTCAAAGGCCGCTGCACCTTCCACTCTCCCTACTGCCTGAAGAACTGCTTCCGCCCGCCCCCACCATGCATAGCTCTGGAACACCATGCCGTAAGCCTGCTGCCCGGATTGCCACACCAATACTCCGACCTGGCCGACGTGTTTAACCCGAAGGAAGCAGATGAGGAGACTTCCGACCAGCCAAGCTCAGACGGATCCGATGATCTTTCTGAATCAGAGCCCTCTGAGCTTCAGCAGGCTGGAGACAGTGATCAAAGCGAGGAGACCTTTTACGACTGCGCCTCCACCGCGCCGTGGGAACCTGTGGGTGCCGGGACGCAAGAAAAAGCCAAGCAGGAGGAATTCTGGGACTCGAAGGACATGCTGACCAGCAGGCATGACTACATACAGATGATTCCAGAACTGTTCGACCAGTTACACGGAGCTACATGGTTCACCAAGCTGGAGCTGCGTGGGACCATCGTGGAGGAAAGCATGAGCATACACCAGACAGAAGATGTATGGAAAGTGGCATTTGGTTTGGAGCTCCAAGACATGGCGAGCTACCAGCCCTTCCTGATCTGTGCAGACCCGATCATCCCCCAGGGCGTGATCCACTTCATCCTAAAGGACATGATCGGCCTCTTTGTCGTCTCCTACGGGCAGGACGTCCTGGTCTACTCCATGAGCCAGGAGGAGCACTACCACCATGTGCGCCAGGTCCTCGTGCGCTTCCGCTACCACTACGTCTACTGCTCCCTGCAGAGGAGCCAGTTCCACCGGCACACTGCCGAGTTCCTGGGCTTTGTCGTGACCCCCAAGGGGGTGAAGCTCAACAAGAGCATCGTCAGCACGATCACGGGGTACCCCACCCCGGGCTCGAGGAAGTCCCTGCGAAACCTCATGGAGTTCGCCTTCCCCTACCGGCACTTCGTGGAGCGGTTCGCCGACATCACAGAGCCCCTGGTGCGGCAGCTCCAGGCCGACCTGCCTTTCTACTGGGGGGACGAGGAGCAGGAGGCCTTCGTGGGCCTGAAGCGGGCGTTCCGCAAGGCGCCCCTCCTCTACCACCCCAAGCCCCAGAACCAGTTCTACTTGCAGACGGGCGTCACCAAGACGTCCCTGCACGCCAGCCTGATCCAAATGGACAAGCGGACGGGCAAGAAAGTCTGCTGCGCTTTCTACTCTCGCAACATCTCCCCGATGGAGGTGGAGGCCTCGCCGGCGGAGATGAAGATCCTTCCAATCCGGGCTGCCTTCATGGTGTGGTGCCGCTACCTGGAGAACACCGAGGAGCCCATCATGATCCTTCTCAACAAGGAGGATCTAGCCTCTCTGAACAATGACAGGCTCACCGTACTTCTCCCCGGCCACTGGGTCTTCTTCTTCACCCACTTCAACTTCGACGTCATGGAGATGCCGAGCTCGGAGGATGACCAGCCCCTGCCCCGCCGGCAGAGACTCGGCGAGAGGGCCCAGCAGCGCCGTGTCGCCACCACCACCAGGCCAACGATGCTTGTCACCATGCCGGCCCCCACTGGGGATCAGTCCCCAGAATCAGAGGACGAAGAGGAGAGTGAAGGTGCCCTTCACCCAGACGAGCCCAACGGGCAGAACCTCCAGCGGGGGTACCTGGCGCTGATACCCGTGGACCAGATATTCAACAGCTTCCTAGCCCACTTCAGCATGGCCCAGATCAGGGCAGTCCTGCTGCACTTCTACCGAAGCCTCCTGTTCTGGAAGAACCTCCTGGCCATGGCCGCGCTCCTCGTGATGCTGCGGTTCAGGAGGCGCCTGGCCCTGCTGCCCGCGCCTGCCGCGGACCCAGCCCAGCCGCCCCCACGGCGCTCTCTTCGCCTCTTCCTGGATGCGTCCCTCCTCACCAGCAGCGGCATCGCCACCGCTGTCACCCAGCTGTTCACCCAGATGCCACCTCTCGTGGGCACTAATGCCCTCCCGGCCGAGGAGCTGGCTGAGCTGTTCCTGGGCCCCGGGCCCTGGCAGCTCCACGCCCTGCGGGGCTTGCAGATGACGCCCAGGTTCTGGCAGATGCTGTGCCAGTTCTTCGGCATCAGGGGGCGTGCCCTCGAGGGCACCCAGACCCACCCGAGTCCACACCAGTCCCTGGCACCGCACGTCGAGGGTGATGAATATGTCGTCTTGCGAGAAGCCCTGCAAGACGACCTGCAACGTTTCCGTCAGTGTGGCCTGCATGACGGCCTGCAAGACACCTCGCAGGACGCGCAGGATGACGTGTGGGCCCTCAGGCCCCGCCAGCACCTGCCCACCGAGGCCGAGGTCCTGGCCCGCCTGACCTACATCCGCAGCACCCAAGGGGGCTCCGTCGTGATCCACCGGGAGCTGACGGCCAGAGACCTGATCGACTTCCTGGCAAGTGTCTACACCCAGGCTCTGCCCACCCTGGTCGAGGCAAGCCCACCCAGAGAAGGAGCCACGCTGGAGGAACTGCCCAGCGACGCCGACGAGGATGCTGGCCTCGACTGA